In Flavobacteriales bacterium, the sequence CTACATCTTCGCTTCCACCGCAGAAGTAGAGGATGGTGAGCTGAGTTTCATAAAACTCAGAGTCACTGTCGGTGCGGAAGACCAAGGGTACAGTGAGGTGAAATTGATCGACCCGATGCCCGATGGAATGAAGGTCGTTGTCAAAGGAGCATATTACGTGGATGCGCAGTCCAAGGCGGGTGAACTAGAACACGAACATTAAAACGAGACCATGTATCTATTCATTTTCTTCATCGTTTATTTCTTCCTCGTCTTCTTTCTCAGGTCATATCTCCTTTGGAAAAAGACAGGCGTCAATCCGCTCACCTTCAATAAAGGAGATGATGCTCATGGCTATAACGGAAAGGTCTTCGGCTTCATTTCCTTGCTGGAATTGGTCGTGGTATCGATCCATGCTTTTGTCCCTAGTTGGCAGTATCATCTCCTTCCATT encodes:
- a CDS encoding isoprenylcysteine carboxylmethyltransferase family protein; amino-acid sequence: MYLFIFFIVYFFLVFFLRSYLLWKKTGVNPLTFNKGDDAHGYNGKVFGFISLLELVVVSIHAFVPSWQYHLLPFWYLQHDTLELIGWILLILSLIVVWVAQSHMRDSWRIGIDEENKTELITS